From a single Myxocyprinus asiaticus isolate MX2 ecotype Aquarium Trade chromosome 33, UBuf_Myxa_2, whole genome shotgun sequence genomic region:
- the LOC127424265 gene encoding uncharacterized protein LOC127424265 isoform X4 — MMMIHLIVWVFTLSVVVAEDKPLLITADCRDHIILPCAAFKNSQSYTSVTWYKIYNKTCSSILIQEKSVGTRTKYNNSVSLGKNASLILRKVAPANAGTYKCFLRAKVGGINNHSLLTLNISGINCFDSVIVSLDCMSAVSPTFDFFTKFINGSSENISMTYVFKELRELRKRRQT, encoded by the exons atgatgatgatacaTTTGATAGTGTGGG tgtttaCCCTTAGTGTAGTAGTTGCTGAAGACAAGCCTTTGTTAATCACAGCAGACTGCAGAGATCACATCATTTTGCCTTGTGCTGCCTTTAAAAACAGTCAAAGCTACACCTCTGTTACTTGGTACAAG ATCTACAATAAAACCTGTTCGTCAATCCTCATTCAGGAAAAAAGTGTTGGCACACGAACTAAGTACAACAATTCTGTGTCACTGGGTAAAAATGCATCTTTGATCTTAAGGAAAGTTGCACCTGCAAATGCTGGGACCTATAAGTGTTTCTTAAGAGCGAAGGTCGGAGGGATAAACAACCACTCTTTGCTTACACTGAATATCTCAGgtattaattgttttga CTCTGTGATTGTCTCCCTAGATTGTATGTCAGCAGTTTCACCCACCTTTGATTTCTTCACCAAGTTTATTAATGGGTCATCGGAGAACATTAGCATGACTTAT GTCTTTAAGGAGCTCAGAGAACTTAGGAAAAGAAGACAGACATAA
- the LOC127424265 gene encoding uncharacterized protein LOC127424265 isoform X3, whose translation MMMIHLIVWVFTLSVVVAEDKPLLITADCRDHIILPCAAFKNSQSYTSVTWYKIYNKTCSSILIQEKSVGTRTKYNNSVSLGKNASLILRKVAPANAGTYKCFLRAKVGGINNHSLLTLNISDCMSAVSPTFDFFTKFINGSSENISMTYVSMDAGLSTLWASVGLALSKVLLSAVCIWVFKELRELRKRRQT comes from the exons atgatgatgatacaTTTGATAGTGTGGG tgtttaCCCTTAGTGTAGTAGTTGCTGAAGACAAGCCTTTGTTAATCACAGCAGACTGCAGAGATCACATCATTTTGCCTTGTGCTGCCTTTAAAAACAGTCAAAGCTACACCTCTGTTACTTGGTACAAG ATCTACAATAAAACCTGTTCGTCAATCCTCATTCAGGAAAAAAGTGTTGGCACACGAACTAAGTACAACAATTCTGTGTCACTGGGTAAAAATGCATCTTTGATCTTAAGGAAAGTTGCACCTGCAAATGCTGGGACCTATAAGTGTTTCTTAAGAGCGAAGGTCGGAGGGATAAACAACCACTCTTTGCTTACACTGAATATCTCAG ATTGTATGTCAGCAGTTTCACCCACCTTTGATTTCTTCACCAAGTTTATTAATGGGTCATCGGAGAACATTAGCATGACTTATGTGAGTATGGATGCAGGGCTATCAACCCTTTGGGCCTCTGTAGGACTGGCTTTGAGTAAAGTTCTCCTCAGTGCTGTGTGTATATGG GTCTTTAAGGAGCTCAGAGAACTTAGGAAAAGAAGACAGACATAA
- the LOC127424265 gene encoding uncharacterized protein LOC127424265 isoform X1 — translation MMMIHLIVWVFTLSVVVAEDKPLLITADCRDHIILPCAAFKNSQSYTSVTWYKIYNKTCSSILIQEKSVGTRTKYNNSVSLGKNASLILRKVAPANAGTYKCFLRAKVGGINNHSLLTLNISGINCFDSVIVSLDCMSAVSPTFDFFTKFINGSSENISMTYVSMDAGLSTLWASVGLALSKVLLSAVCIWVFKELRELRKRRQT, via the exons atgatgatgatacaTTTGATAGTGTGGG tgtttaCCCTTAGTGTAGTAGTTGCTGAAGACAAGCCTTTGTTAATCACAGCAGACTGCAGAGATCACATCATTTTGCCTTGTGCTGCCTTTAAAAACAGTCAAAGCTACACCTCTGTTACTTGGTACAAG ATCTACAATAAAACCTGTTCGTCAATCCTCATTCAGGAAAAAAGTGTTGGCACACGAACTAAGTACAACAATTCTGTGTCACTGGGTAAAAATGCATCTTTGATCTTAAGGAAAGTTGCACCTGCAAATGCTGGGACCTATAAGTGTTTCTTAAGAGCGAAGGTCGGAGGGATAAACAACCACTCTTTGCTTACACTGAATATCTCAGgtattaattgttttga CTCTGTGATTGTCTCCCTAGATTGTATGTCAGCAGTTTCACCCACCTTTGATTTCTTCACCAAGTTTATTAATGGGTCATCGGAGAACATTAGCATGACTTATGTGAGTATGGATGCAGGGCTATCAACCCTTTGGGCCTCTGTAGGACTGGCTTTGAGTAAAGTTCTCCTCAGTGCTGTGTGTATATGG GTCTTTAAGGAGCTCAGAGAACTTAGGAAAAGAAGACAGACATAA
- the LOC127424265 gene encoding uncharacterized protein LOC127424265 isoform X5, whose translation MMMIHLIVWVFTLSVVVAEDKPLLITADCRDHIILPCAAFKNSQSYTSVTWYKIYNKTCSSILIQEKSVGTRTKYNNSVSLGKNASLILRKVAPANAGTYKCFLRAKVGGINNHSLLTLNISDCMSAVSPTFDFFTKFINGSSENISMTYVFKELRELRKRRQT comes from the exons atgatgatgatacaTTTGATAGTGTGGG tgtttaCCCTTAGTGTAGTAGTTGCTGAAGACAAGCCTTTGTTAATCACAGCAGACTGCAGAGATCACATCATTTTGCCTTGTGCTGCCTTTAAAAACAGTCAAAGCTACACCTCTGTTACTTGGTACAAG ATCTACAATAAAACCTGTTCGTCAATCCTCATTCAGGAAAAAAGTGTTGGCACACGAACTAAGTACAACAATTCTGTGTCACTGGGTAAAAATGCATCTTTGATCTTAAGGAAAGTTGCACCTGCAAATGCTGGGACCTATAAGTGTTTCTTAAGAGCGAAGGTCGGAGGGATAAACAACCACTCTTTGCTTACACTGAATATCTCAG ATTGTATGTCAGCAGTTTCACCCACCTTTGATTTCTTCACCAAGTTTATTAATGGGTCATCGGAGAACATTAGCATGACTTAT GTCTTTAAGGAGCTCAGAGAACTTAGGAAAAGAAGACAGACATAA
- the LOC127424259 gene encoding melanocortin receptor 3-like — protein MKDSYLQFLQGQKYANSTSLLPSNGSTADHPAGALCEQVQIKAEVFLTLGIVSLLENILVISAVVKNKNLHSPMYFFLCSLAAADMLVSVSNSLETVVIAVLNSRLLVASDHFVRLMDNVFDSMICISLVASICNLLAIAVDRYVTIFYALRYHSIVTVRRALAAIAAIWLVCVVCGIVFIVYSESKTVIVCLITMFIAMLVLMATLYVHMFLLARLHVQRIAALPPAAAAAGNPAPRQRSCMKGAITISILLGVFVCCWAPFFLHLILLVSCPHHPLCLCYMSHFTTYLVLIMCNSVIDPLIYACRSLEMRKTFKEILCCFGCQPPL, from the coding sequence ATGAAGGACTCATACCTGCAATTCCTGCAAGGGCAGAAATATGCAAACAGTACGTCTTTGCTGCCTTCTAATGGCAGTACTGCGGATCATCCAGCAGGGGCGCTGTGTGAGCAGGTGCAGATCAAGGCAGAGGTTTTTCTCACCTTGGGTATCGTGAGTCTACTGGAGAACATCCTCGTCATCTCAGCAGTGGTAAAAAATAAGAATCTTCACTCTCCAATGTACTTTTTCCTGTGCAGTCTAGCTGCTGCCGACATGTTGGTGAGTGTTTCAAACTCTCTGGAGACCGTTGTTATTGCAGTACTAAACAGTCGCCTTTTGGTAGCCAGTGATCATTTTGTGCGTTTGATGGACAATGTCTTTGACTCAATGATCTGCATTTCACTTGTGGCATCCATCTGCAACCTTCTGGCCATCGCTGTTGACCGCTACGTTACAATTTTCTACGCCTTACGCTACCACAGCATAGTAACTGTACGAAGAGCACTGGCAGCTATCGCTGCAATCTGGCTAGTGTGTGTGGTTTGTGGGATTGTCTTTATAGTCTACTCGGAGAGCAAGACTGTGATTGTGTGTCTGATTACAATGTTCATTGCTATGCTAGTGCTCATGGCAACTCTCTACGTACACatgtttttactcgccagacttcaTGTCCAGCGAATTGCTGCCTTGCCCCCAGCAGCAGCTGCTGCCGGCAACCCTGCCCCACGTCAACGTAGCTGCATGAAGGGAGCCATAACTATCTCCATCCTGCTTGGGGTGTTTGTGTGCTGTTGGGCGCCGTTTTTCCTCCATCTTATTCTGCTGGTGTCCTGTCCACACCACCCACTCTGCCTCTGCTACATGTCCCACTTCACAACGTACCTGGTCCTCATTATGTGCAACTCTGTGATCGACCCTCTCATCTATGCCTGCCGCAGCCTGGAGATGAGGAAAACCTTCAAGGAGATACTCTGCTGTTTTGGCTGTCAGCCTCCACTTTGA
- the LOC127424265 gene encoding uncharacterized protein LOC127424265 isoform X2, whose protein sequence is MSIFFLVFTLSVVVAEDKPLLITADCRDHIILPCAAFKNSQSYTSVTWYKIYNKTCSSILIQEKSVGTRTKYNNSVSLGKNASLILRKVAPANAGTYKCFLRAKVGGINNHSLLTLNISGINCFDSVIVSLDCMSAVSPTFDFFTKFINGSSENISMTYVSMDAGLSTLWASVGLALSKVLLSAVCIWVFKELRELRKRRQT, encoded by the exons atgtctatattttttttagtgtttaCCCTTAGTGTAGTAGTTGCTGAAGACAAGCCTTTGTTAATCACAGCAGACTGCAGAGATCACATCATTTTGCCTTGTGCTGCCTTTAAAAACAGTCAAAGCTACACCTCTGTTACTTGGTACAAG ATCTACAATAAAACCTGTTCGTCAATCCTCATTCAGGAAAAAAGTGTTGGCACACGAACTAAGTACAACAATTCTGTGTCACTGGGTAAAAATGCATCTTTGATCTTAAGGAAAGTTGCACCTGCAAATGCTGGGACCTATAAGTGTTTCTTAAGAGCGAAGGTCGGAGGGATAAACAACCACTCTTTGCTTACACTGAATATCTCAGgtattaattgttttga CTCTGTGATTGTCTCCCTAGATTGTATGTCAGCAGTTTCACCCACCTTTGATTTCTTCACCAAGTTTATTAATGGGTCATCGGAGAACATTAGCATGACTTATGTGAGTATGGATGCAGGGCTATCAACCCTTTGGGCCTCTGTAGGACTGGCTTTGAGTAAAGTTCTCCTCAGTGCTGTGTGTATATGG GTCTTTAAGGAGCTCAGAGAACTTAGGAAAAGAAGACAGACATAA